A stretch of the Duncaniella dubosii genome encodes the following:
- a CDS encoding DUF4303 domain-containing protein: MLADISPVICNNYGYYLRTEKGDSYGGLLRYVEAARRGDPQGAYNAGHIYEAGEEVDENIDLAYQLYEMAAKCGHPAGQFEVGYYLFEGFGDVEQDYAKAVEWFEKAYQNPKCSETTRTQTAAYLGLCYQEGLGTVQDDDVAFEYLHEAGEDIDNLWESITVKVLTALGVAYAFGRGTEADIELGYQYFEDAVKLGSEEAKKYIGYINSPDYEADERKKEEAATPVAPFWQNVAAMIRDAVAADLREILGRIDDERIYTVALVTDRYCCSLFLAVNTLEYLESEDEEPDDECKWHPDEWGYSDGHDSELVKLSKTLWENHNTLPGEAFFFSAMISAMKQVKDSEISGERTEKITWFISISDDEDAENLEDSSAMTLNSPELAAVFLNRNK, translated from the coding sequence ATGCTGGCGGATATTTCACCCGTAATCTGCAACAACTACGGCTATTATCTCCGCACCGAGAAGGGCGACTCATACGGTGGGCTGTTGCGATATGTGGAGGCTGCCCGCAGGGGCGACCCTCAGGGAGCATACAATGCCGGGCATATCTACGAAGCCGGTGAAGAAGTGGATGAGAATATCGACCTTGCATATCAACTCTATGAAATGGCTGCCAAATGCGGACATCCCGCAGGACAATTTGAGGTAGGATATTATCTGTTTGAAGGCTTCGGTGATGTGGAGCAGGACTACGCCAAGGCTGTGGAATGGTTTGAAAAGGCATACCAAAACCCGAAATGCAGCGAGACCACCCGGACGCAGACCGCCGCCTACCTCGGTTTATGCTATCAGGAGGGGCTGGGAACAGTTCAAGACGACGATGTGGCATTCGAGTATCTTCATGAAGCCGGGGAAGACATCGACAATCTATGGGAGTCAATAACCGTCAAGGTGCTCACCGCACTCGGCGTGGCGTATGCCTTCGGACGTGGCACCGAGGCTGATATTGAGTTGGGATACCAGTATTTTGAGGATGCTGTAAAACTCGGTTCGGAAGAAGCCAAAAAGTATATCGGCTACATCAACTCACCGGACTATGAAGCCGACGAGCGGAAAAAAGAAGAAGCGGCCACTCCCGTAGCCCCGTTCTGGCAGAATGTGGCTGCAATGATCAGGGATGCGGTTGCTGCTGACCTGCGCGAAATTCTTGGACGCATCGACGATGAGCGCATTTACACAGTCGCTCTGGTCACCGACAGGTATTGCTGCTCGCTATTTCTTGCAGTGAACACCCTGGAGTACCTTGAAAGTGAAGACGAAGAGCCTGATGATGAATGCAAATGGCATCCTGATGAATGGGGGTATTCCGACGGGCATGACAGCGAACTGGTGAAGCTCAGCAAAACTCTGTGGGAAAACCACAATACTTTGCCGGGTGAAGCTTTCTTCTTCAGTGCGATGATTTCAGCGATGAAGCAGGTCAAAGATTCCGAAATATCAGGAGAACGCACCGAAAAAATCACATGGTTCATCTCGATATCTGACGATGAAGATGCTGAAAACCTC
- a CDS encoding sel1 repeat family protein — protein sequence MKGKYSKPVKTAVKLIWSSFDREKIRQGYAMLMQAAQQGDADALAFIARCFMGESYVWPQAGFKADDENASKLMQKSAMMGSATGVLCAARSANLTPSVERAMPFASFKEAFEEILGQAERGDAFCCYMVGNVYYWGDYLRVEPDYAKQFKDESDYNAWAWPIAKAWYERSFDGGLCAGWAITATYANPASARLRGMFMRNIT from the coding sequence ATGAAAGGTAAATATAGCAAGCCGGTGAAAACGGCTGTCAAACTGATTTGGTCGAGTTTCGACCGTGAGAAGATACGTCAGGGCTATGCGATGCTCATGCAGGCAGCGCAACAGGGCGATGCAGATGCGCTGGCATTCATAGCCCGCTGCTTCATGGGTGAGTCGTATGTGTGGCCGCAGGCAGGCTTCAAAGCTGACGATGAAAACGCATCGAAGCTGATGCAGAAGAGCGCGATGATGGGCAGTGCCACGGGCGTTCTTTGTGCTGCGCGAAGCGCAAACCTTACCCCTTCGGTGGAACGTGCAATGCCGTTCGCCTCGTTTAAGGAAGCGTTTGAGGAGATTCTCGGTCAGGCAGAGCGGGGCGACGCCTTCTGTTGCTACATGGTCGGCAATGTGTATTATTGGGGCGACTATCTGCGTGTCGAGCCAGACTATGCCAAGCAATTCAAAGACGAAAGCGACTATAACGCATGGGCCTGGCCGATAGCAAAGGCGTGGTACGAGCGCAGTTTCGACGGCGGGCTTTGTGCCGGATGGGCAATTACTGCGACATACGCAAATCCGGCCTCTGCGAGATTGCGCGGGATGTTTATGAGAAATATTACTTGA
- a CDS encoding DUF2185 domain-containing protein yields the protein MWNLPLVSALAFLAGTWIFFDIHELWFIVYATVYLAIGWTAMAISKHINSSNKGNDIFPFSDAPNTAVFICSHILDGREKILFVSHDADDGAWQFLCGKEHNESDARIVSLKYVLDLDPTIVNLKDLPLGHCAERESKNDKWVIAKN from the coding sequence ATGTGGAACCTTCCATTGGTGTCAGCCTTAGCGTTTCTTGCCGGCACGTGGATTTTCTTTGATATACATGAATTATGGTTTATCGTCTATGCAACAGTATATCTTGCAATAGGTTGGACTGCAATGGCTATAAGCAAGCATATAAACAGTTCCAATAAGGGTAATGATATTTTCCCGTTTTCAGACGCTCCAAATACGGCTGTTTTCATATGCAGTCATATTTTGGATGGTAGAGAAAAAATATTATTTGTTTCTCACGATGCGGATGACGGAGCATGGCAATTCCTTTGTGGTAAAGAACATAACGAAAGCGATGCAAGGATAGTTTCATTAAAGTATGTATTGGATTTAGACCCGACTATCGTCAACCTGAAAGATTTACCTCTGGGCCATTGTGCAGAAAGAGAATCCAAGAATGACAAGTGGGTAATTGCAAAGAATTAA
- a CDS encoding zinc ribbon domain-containing protein gives MEHKFCQSCGMPLTTDNKGTNADGSRNEDYCIYCYKDGRFTQDFTMEQMIEHCAQFTDEVNKESGQTLTQEQAKDMMCQFFPQLKRWKNRTAMFIAILTYKKPLEEVDRFLQAHRDYLAEHYAAGDFIASGPQTPRVGGVIMIKSDNRALVDSIIAQDPFNINGIADYRIVEFTPTMFVESSLSDILK, from the coding sequence ATGGAACATAAATTTTGTCAAAGCTGCGGAATGCCGCTGACTACAGACAACAAAGGTACTAATGCTGATGGCAGTCGCAACGAGGATTACTGTATCTACTGCTATAAGGATGGCAGATTCACACAAGACTTCACTATGGAGCAGATGATTGAACATTGCGCTCAGTTTACCGACGAGGTAAACAAGGAGTCAGGACAGACCTTGACACAGGAACAGGCAAAAGACATGATGTGTCAATTCTTTCCACAACTCAAACGCTGGAAAAACCGGACAGCCATGTTTATTGCAATTCTGACATATAAGAAACCGCTTGAAGAAGTCGACCGTTTTCTTCAGGCACATCGTGACTATCTTGCCGAGCACTATGCGGCTGGCGATTTCATCGCATCCGGTCCGCAGACTCCCCGCGTTGGCGGTGTGATAATGATAAAGTCTGACAATCGCGCGTTGGTAGACTCCATCATCGCTCAAGATCCGTTCAACATCAACGGAATTGCCGACTACCGGATTGTGGAGTTTACTCCGACAATGTTTGTAGAATCGAGCCTTTCCGACATACTAAAATAA
- a CDS encoding serine hydrolase — MRKLLFIIIYLSFISPAFAGGNKAIENALHEYIKGKDARIGVAVIINGKDTVSVNGNRDFPMMSVVKFPLALTVAHWINTNGMSLNDTVTFSEMAMKEDTYSPMLKKYGKSLNAMTVRELLEWSLVESDNNAADILLHRVGGTSGVTSIMRQMGISDEIVIGASEEDMHRDPYLSYLNRTTPLAMAQLFDRFYHELRNASQSYSEISVMLEQCRTGLDRLALPLLPTNA; from the coding sequence ATGAGAAAGTTACTGTTTATAATTATATATTTGTCTTTTATATCGCCTGCTTTCGCTGGTGGAAACAAGGCGATAGAGAATGCTTTGCACGAGTATATCAAAGGGAAAGATGCCCGGATAGGTGTCGCGGTCATTATCAATGGCAAAGACACCGTATCTGTCAACGGCAATCGGGATTTCCCTATGATGAGCGTAGTCAAATTTCCGCTGGCTCTGACGGTAGCGCACTGGATAAATACTAACGGTATGTCCCTGAACGATACCGTAACATTCAGCGAGATGGCTATGAAAGAGGATACCTATAGCCCGATGCTCAAAAAGTATGGTAAGAGCCTAAATGCCATGACTGTAAGAGAACTGCTTGAATGGTCTTTGGTTGAGAGTGACAACAATGCGGCAGACATACTCCTGCATCGCGTCGGTGGAACATCGGGAGTAACATCAATAATGAGGCAAATGGGTATCTCTGATGAGATTGTAATCGGAGCCTCGGAAGAAGATATGCACCGTGATCCATACCTAAGCTATCTTAACCGTACCACACCTTTGGCAATGGCGCAGCTATTTGATAGGTTTTACCACGAATTGAGAAACGCATCACAGTCATATTCTGAAATATCCGTCATGCTTGAACAGTGTCGCACGGGGCTTGACAGGCTTGCTTTACCCCTTTTGCCTACTAATGCCTGA
- a CDS encoding CatB-related O-acetyltransferase yields the protein MNQTEIYPRSGDNQTVYLKSVITHQNIEVGDFTIYNDFVNDPRDFEKNNVLYHYPINHDRLIIGKFCSIACGAKFIFNCANHTLKSLSTYTFPLFFEEWDLPKSDVVSAWDNKGDIVIGNDVWIGYDAIIMAGVTIGDGAIIGTRAVVTKDVEPYSIVGGVPAKEIRKRFSTDIIARLQELQWWNWDADIIRNSIKAIQDGDLGSLDCHFI from the coding sequence ATGAACCAAACAGAGATATATCCTCGTTCTGGTGATAATCAGACTGTCTATCTTAAATCAGTCATAACGCACCAGAATATTGAAGTCGGAGATTTTACCATTTACAATGATTTTGTGAATGACCCTCGTGACTTTGAGAAGAATAACGTGCTGTATCATTATCCTATAAATCATGATCGTTTGATTATCGGAAAGTTTTGCTCAATAGCCTGCGGAGCAAAGTTTATATTCAATTGCGCCAACCATACCCTGAAATCGCTTTCTACATACACGTTCCCACTTTTCTTTGAGGAATGGGACTTACCGAAATCTGATGTTGTTTCTGCTTGGGATAACAAGGGCGATATTGTAATTGGCAATGATGTGTGGATTGGATATGACGCTATAATAATGGCTGGAGTGACCATCGGTGATGGTGCTATAATTGGCACACGAGCTGTTGTCACAAAGGATGTCGAGCCATACTCGATTGTTGGCGGTGTTCCTGCAAAGGAAATACGAAAACGATTCTCTACAGATATTATAGCCCGATTGCAAGAACTCCAATGGTGGAACTGGGACGCAGATATAATTCGTAATTCAATCAAAGCTATTCAAGACGGGGATTTAGGTTCATTAGACTGTCATTTTATATGA
- the mobA gene encoding conjugal transfer protein MobA, with protein sequence MKKKSKYGRNPKLNPKTHCVMVRFDDVEWNRFLTMYEESNVYAKAVFLKAHFFGQKFKVLKVDKTLVDYYTKLSDFHAQFRAIGTNYNQVVKELRIHFSEKKAMALLYKLEKHTIDLVKLSKEIVELSRKMYARWEQQN encoded by the coding sequence ATGAAAAAGAAGAGCAAGTACGGGAGAAATCCCAAATTGAACCCAAAGACACACTGCGTGATGGTGCGCTTCGACGATGTGGAATGGAACAGGTTCCTGACGATGTACGAGGAATCGAACGTGTATGCGAAAGCCGTCTTTCTCAAGGCGCATTTCTTCGGGCAGAAGTTCAAGGTGCTGAAAGTGGACAAGACGCTGGTGGACTACTACACCAAACTGTCGGACTTCCACGCCCAGTTCCGTGCCATCGGTACGAACTACAATCAGGTCGTTAAAGAGTTGCGCATCCACTTTTCGGAGAAGAAGGCGATGGCGTTGCTCTACAAGTTGGAGAAACATACCATCGACCTTGTGAAGTTGAGCAAAGAAATTGTGGAACTTTCAAGGAAGATGTATGCTAGGTGGGAACAACAGAATTGA
- a CDS encoding TonB-dependent receptor — MRKVILTSLFLIPLLGYAQTEIPDSIEGKELNEVVVEASNQRTSSNISTYIPMARQKNAAADAISLLSQMAIPQIEVDPIGQAVKTASGQGVSIFIDFLPATAQDLQGMRTQDVKKVEYYLHPTDPRFQGAHYAINFIMQKYEWGGYTKVTANKWFGVNRTEGEVYSKMAYKSMIFDLYADEIYLTNRHGGTASTETFRFEDLYGNGPQTIQRTSETNSSLYRNNSNDIALRALYNSDKARISNRISYSLTNVPHNDAVNSLLYSSELFPNASATSLKSSHNWALSYNGNYSYRFSPKLSFEAVAIYTYGKNKSYSFYSSGKDLSITNNASEDAHHLQINPRLYWRLNKRNTFIFYLASIQNWNTIDYSGDSPSRQKYNVGGYSAGAHYNLSLEKWDIGGEFGWVWERNHISNSRMNDNFPRAIAYATYSPNDKHQFEVNWNYSKDVPDASQKSPNMLQQDELMWYQGTPTLSDYSYHNAGLTYTWLPNNRWQLSADGYIYMLGNRCVTIYSPTAPEGTMLRKYVNDGNYRSGMLGVSATANSSEVNL, encoded by the coding sequence ATGCGTAAAGTAATACTAACTTCGTTGTTTCTTATTCCTCTTTTGGGATATGCTCAAACAGAAATTCCGGATAGCATAGAGGGAAAAGAACTTAATGAGGTGGTTGTGGAAGCCTCCAATCAGCGGACTTCGTCGAACATATCCACCTATATTCCAATGGCTCGTCAAAAGAACGCTGCTGCCGATGCAATCTCCCTTTTGAGCCAGATGGCGATTCCCCAAATTGAGGTCGATCCTATCGGTCAGGCAGTGAAGACTGCTTCTGGGCAGGGTGTCTCAATATTTATTGACTTTCTCCCTGCAACCGCCCAAGACCTGCAAGGAATGAGGACTCAAGATGTGAAAAAGGTTGAGTATTATCTGCACCCGACTGACCCACGATTTCAAGGCGCACACTACGCCATTAACTTCATTATGCAGAAGTATGAATGGGGTGGATATACCAAAGTCACAGCCAATAAATGGTTCGGTGTAAACCGAACTGAAGGAGAAGTTTACTCCAAAATGGCATACAAGTCGATGATTTTTGATTTGTATGCCGATGAAATATATCTCACAAACCGTCATGGTGGCACTGCCTCGACTGAAACATTCAGGTTTGAGGATTTATATGGCAATGGTCCGCAGACTATTCAACGGACTTCCGAAACCAACTCTTCTCTATACCGCAACAACAGCAACGATATTGCCTTGCGAGCCTTATATAACAGCGACAAGGCAAGAATCTCAAACCGCATTTCTTATAGCCTAACAAATGTACCTCACAATGATGCGGTCAATTCACTGCTCTATTCCTCCGAATTGTTCCCTAATGCAAGCGCCACATCTCTGAAATCAAGCCACAATTGGGCCCTCTCATATAATGGTAATTATTCCTACAGATTTTCTCCTAAGTTATCATTTGAAGCTGTGGCAATCTACACTTACGGCAAAAATAAATCCTACTCTTTTTATTCTTCCGGTAAAGATTTATCCATTACAAACAACGCCTCTGAAGATGCACATCACCTTCAGATAAATCCTCGTTTATATTGGAGACTTAATAAGAGAAATACTTTTATTTTCTACCTGGCTTCCATACAAAATTGGAATACCATTGATTATTCCGGCGACTCCCCATCTCGTCAGAAATATAATGTCGGAGGATATTCTGCCGGCGCACATTATAATTTAAGTCTTGAAAAATGGGATATTGGAGGAGAATTTGGCTGGGTATGGGAACGCAACCATATTAGCAACAGCCGCATGAACGATAATTTTCCACGTGCGATTGCGTATGCCACTTACTCTCCCAATGACAAGCATCAGTTTGAGGTTAACTGGAATTATAGCAAGGATGTTCCCGACGCATCGCAGAAAAGTCCTAATATGCTTCAACAAGACGAACTTATGTGGTATCAGGGCACACCTACACTTTCAGATTATTCTTACCATAATGCAGGTTTGACCTATACTTGGCTCCCGAACAACAGATGGCAACTTTCGGCTGACGGATACATCTATATGCTCGGCAATCGTTGTGTAACTATATATTCACCTACCGCTCCCGAAGGAACTATGTTGCGTAAATATGTCAACGACGGGAATTATCGTAGCGGTATGTTAGGAGTTTCCGCAACCGCCAATTCTTCGGAGGTAAACTTGTAG
- the mobV gene encoding MobV family relaxase, with amino-acid sequence MSYAVLHIIKANSSLNSIAKHIERTAHPENADLARTHLNRCNLVEYPDGITGLAAAVEHRISNAGITRKISDRQVRCLNLVMTSDNEGMQKIIDSGKLDEWIADNIKWARDTFGGDNVVGAALHMDERTPHLHIAVVPIVTAERKKKAREATAKKRYRTKAANRPRLCADDIMERGKMSRYQDIYAEAMAKYGLERGIRGSEARHIGQHEYYRDCMVKKKGLEEDIGNLSIEKRKLDKEKKSLESKVESLECRTTALDTRKKMLTQVNEEIRQQNNELYSENSRLTEANSSLAAENKSLADTNAGLSEESVRLAEQRKGLAEDTDRLTAEKKAYEAQTDEARKEARNAIRERDEAKAERDAQRKELGSNIANIFTGSKTKRLEAEIVRKDDEIREMKDRAEARERDLHREISNLSDSLRRQKEHEADTVRSYEWKIGNFVKFFPDAVAMLPAIEECQDVGLNDNSIKGLLSMNEYVLKSGTTLYYPFQRREVDASGQRYKSSETPRTTNSISMSMASGYSNGSKTNGNG; translated from the coding sequence ATGAGCTACGCAGTGTTACACATCATCAAGGCGAACTCGTCACTGAACTCGATAGCCAAGCATATCGAGCGCACCGCCCATCCCGAAAACGCGGACCTGGCGAGGACGCATCTCAACCGCTGCAATCTGGTCGAATATCCCGACGGGATAACCGGGCTTGCGGCGGCTGTCGAACACCGTATATCCAATGCAGGGATTACCCGCAAAATCTCCGACAGGCAGGTTCGGTGCCTCAACTTGGTTATGACCTCCGACAACGAAGGTATGCAGAAAATCATCGACAGCGGCAAGCTCGACGAGTGGATTGCCGACAACATAAAGTGGGCGCGCGACACATTCGGCGGCGACAATGTTGTCGGAGCCGCACTGCACATGGACGAGCGCACTCCGCATCTTCACATCGCCGTCGTTCCGATAGTGACCGCCGAGAGAAAGAAGAAAGCGAGGGAGGCGACAGCAAAGAAGCGTTACCGCACAAAAGCCGCCAACCGTCCGAGGCTGTGCGCCGACGACATAATGGAGCGCGGAAAGATGAGCCGCTATCAGGACATCTATGCCGAGGCTATGGCGAAATACGGTCTGGAGCGTGGTATCCGTGGTTCCGAGGCGCGGCACATCGGGCAGCACGAATATTACCGCGACTGCATGGTGAAGAAGAAAGGTCTTGAAGAAGACATCGGCAATCTCTCCATTGAGAAAAGGAAACTCGATAAAGAGAAAAAATCTCTTGAGAGCAAAGTGGAGAGCCTTGAGTGCCGGACAACCGCCCTCGACACCCGGAAGAAAATGCTCACGCAGGTCAACGAGGAGATACGGCAGCAGAACAATGAACTCTATTCCGAAAATTCCAGGTTGACCGAGGCTAATTCTTCTCTCGCCGCCGAAAACAAATCGCTTGCCGATACCAACGCAGGACTGTCGGAGGAATCCGTCAGACTTGCGGAGCAACGGAAAGGGCTTGCAGAGGATACCGACAGGCTGACCGCCGAGAAAAAGGCATACGAGGCTCAGACTGACGAGGCGAGAAAAGAAGCCCGGAACGCCATCCGTGAGCGCGATGAGGCGAAAGCCGAGCGGGATGCGCAACGCAAGGAACTCGGCAGCAACATCGCCAATATATTCACCGGGAGCAAGACCAAGAGGCTTGAAGCCGAGATTGTCAGAAAGGATGATGAAATCCGCGAGATGAAAGACCGTGCAGAGGCGCGGGAGCGGGATTTACACCGTGAAATATCCAATCTATCGGATAGCCTGAGACGGCAGAAAGAACATGAGGCAGACACCGTCCGCAGCTATGAATGGAAGATTGGTAACTTCGTCAAGTTCTTTCCCGATGCTGTTGCTATGCTTCCGGCGATAGAGGAATGTCAGGACGTGGGATTGAATGACAACTCCATAAAGGGGCTTCTCTCAATGAATGAATATGTCTTAAAGTCAGGCACGACACTCTATTATCCGTTCCAGCGGAGAGAGGTGGACGCTTCGGGGCAAAGGTACAAATCAAGCGAGACCCCACGGACAACAAATTCCATCTCCATGTCAATGGCATCCGGATATTCCAATGGCTCAAAGACCAATGGCAACGGCTGA
- a CDS encoding DUF3987 domain-containing protein gives MKKETESSVKTASKPKGNKKKTSVKKKNNDVSDTPAITDTQVTCHENEEVTNHAPDRLNSQSVPPSTSEYLIADTDNSKKTNQFPIDVLPSRLQEIIKEANATLGFPVDYMAGAMLSAMAAVIGNTHHAEAMAGWKEYAILFVALVGCPGVCKSHPLSYVMQPLIDHDAEKAAQFAEALKRYNAAMELPPKERIPNGYNLNPVEPHRIRFMMQDVTNEAVHRILSENSRGLILMYDELAGWVKNFNRYNNGSESEFWMSVFNHKVAMSDRKGSQSGVFIRNPFLCVIGTIQPKVLTDLAAGNRNANGFMERILYVFPSDQTKPKWNRSRRMPSFDIAAEWHGILFRLIDIVPKVDADGEIISEDVPFSSDALDRLYQWQNEQTDRCNADGSDTLTSIASKLEIYAIRFSLLLALSDWACGSEKKQIDVDTVERAIRLAEYFRISASKVQGIISEDALTELQLAVLSELPDGFTTAEGVAIAGKCGMPERSFKRFLRDRKGVLFTRNTHGNYTKL, from the coding sequence ATGAAAAAAGAAACCGAATCATCAGTAAAGACAGCCTCAAAGCCAAAAGGCAATAAGAAGAAAACCTCCGTCAAAAAGAAAAACAATGATGTCAGTGATACACCTGCAATCACAGATACACAAGTGACTTGTCACGAAAATGAGGAAGTGACAAATCATGCTCCTGACCGACTGAACAGTCAGTCTGTACCTCCGTCAACCTCCGAGTACTTGATTGCAGACACAGACAACAGCAAGAAAACCAATCAGTTCCCGATTGATGTCCTGCCGTCAAGATTACAGGAAATCATCAAGGAGGCAAACGCCACTCTCGGTTTCCCTGTTGACTACATGGCTGGAGCGATGCTTTCGGCAATGGCGGCGGTAATAGGCAACACCCATCACGCCGAGGCTATGGCAGGATGGAAAGAATATGCTATTCTTTTCGTTGCCCTTGTCGGATGTCCCGGAGTGTGCAAGAGCCATCCGCTGAGTTATGTCATGCAACCGCTCATCGACCACGACGCGGAGAAAGCGGCACAGTTCGCAGAGGCGTTGAAACGCTACAACGCTGCGATGGAGCTGCCGCCGAAAGAAAGGATTCCAAACGGCTACAACCTCAATCCCGTTGAGCCGCACCGCATCCGCTTCATGATGCAGGATGTGACCAACGAGGCGGTTCACCGCATATTGTCGGAAAACAGTCGTGGACTGATCCTGATGTATGACGAGCTTGCCGGATGGGTCAAGAACTTCAACCGCTACAACAACGGCTCTGAATCGGAGTTCTGGATGTCGGTGTTCAACCACAAGGTTGCCATGTCTGACCGCAAAGGCAGTCAGAGCGGCGTGTTTATCCGCAATCCGTTCCTTTGCGTAATCGGAACTATCCAGCCGAAGGTTTTGACCGACCTTGCCGCCGGGAACCGCAACGCCAACGGATTCATGGAGCGCATACTCTATGTATTCCCGTCCGACCAGACGAAGCCTAAATGGAACCGGAGTCGCCGGATGCCTTCTTTTGACATCGCCGCAGAATGGCACGGCATCCTTTTCCGGCTTATCGACATTGTTCCCAAGGTGGACGCAGACGGAGAGATAATATCCGAAGATGTTCCATTTTCATCGGACGCTCTCGACCGCCTCTATCAGTGGCAGAACGAGCAGACCGACCGTTGCAACGCCGACGGGAGTGATACCCTTACATCCATTGCAAGCAAACTCGAAATCTACGCTATCCGCTTTTCTCTCTTGCTGGCCCTCTCCGATTGGGCGTGCGGCAGTGAGAAAAAACAGATAGATGTGGACACTGTGGAGAGGGCGATACGCCTTGCGGAGTATTTTCGCATAAGTGCCTCAAAGGTGCAGGGCATCATCAGCGAGGATGCCCTGACCGAGCTGCAGCTTGCCGTCCTTTCGGAACTTCCCGACGGCTTCACCACCGCCGAGGGCGTGGCGATCGCCGGGAAATGCGGTATGCCCGAGCGCAGTTTCAAGAGATTCCTCAGAGACAGAAAGGGAGTGCTTTTCACCCGCAACACCCACGGAAATTACACCAAGTTATAA
- a CDS encoding helix-turn-helix domain-containing protein: MNTITDYLNLPFIEVLKRLLKDAVKDCLAESGVLATLANASAKSKKRDPDGLKVTEALEFLNENGYPMKIGQLYKETSNGTIPHWKFNNKLHFKESELLSWAESRLVNGKAVGVLNAEDRPKKKGGSR; the protein is encoded by the coding sequence ATGAACACAATTACAGATTACCTGAATCTTCCTTTCATCGAGGTTCTGAAGCGCCTCCTGAAAGACGCGGTCAAGGACTGCCTTGCTGAATCGGGAGTGCTGGCGACACTCGCCAACGCTTCCGCAAAATCAAAAAAGCGGGATCCCGATGGGCTGAAAGTGACCGAAGCACTCGAGTTCCTGAACGAAAACGGCTATCCCATGAAAATCGGGCAGCTCTACAAGGAAACGAGCAACGGGACCATACCGCACTGGAAATTCAACAATAAGCTTCACTTCAAGGAATCAGAGTTGCTGAGCTGGGCTGAAAGCAGACTTGTCAACGGCAAAGCCGTAGGCGTGCTGAATGCGGAAGACAGACCAAAGAAGAAAGGAGGTAGCCGATGA
- a CDS encoding KilA-N domain-containing protein has protein sequence MTKITVKDTEVNVVKVNGEDYICLTDMMRAKDGDFFITDWLRNRNTLEFIGIWEKVYNPNFNYGEFATIRNHAGLNNFKISVKEFVARTNAVSLQAKAGRYGGTYAHKDIAFEFAMWISPEFKVYIVKEFQRLKEEEQRLIGWSAKRELSKINYRIHTDAIKHNLIPAEITKAQASIIYANEADVLNVAMFGMTAKQWRDANPDLKGNIRDYASINELICLSNMENLNAVFIEQGMPQHERLIKLNQIAIHQMSVLESGDNDRKLLK, from the coding sequence ATGACAAAAATCACAGTAAAAGATACTGAGGTCAACGTTGTGAAAGTCAACGGAGAAGATTACATCTGTCTTACTGACATGATGCGTGCCAAAGATGGGGACTTCTTCATCACCGACTGGCTGCGCAACCGAAATACCTTGGAGTTTATCGGCATTTGGGAAAAGGTATATAATCCAAATTTTAATTATGGCGAATTCGCCACAATTAGAAATCATGCAGGTCTTAATAACTTCAAAATAAGCGTAAAGGAATTCGTTGCGAGGACCAACGCGGTCTCATTGCAAGCAAAAGCGGGGCGTTATGGTGGCACATATGCCCATAAGGACATTGCGTTTGAGTTCGCAATGTGGATAAGTCCTGAATTCAAGGTTTATATCGTCAAGGAATTTCAGCGTCTCAAAGAGGAAGAACAGCGTCTTATCGGCTGGTCTGCTAAGCGTGAGCTGTCCAAGATAAACTATAGAATTCACACCGATGCCATCAAGCATAATCTCATACCTGCCGAGATAACAAAGGCTCAGGCGAGCATCATTTATGCCAATGAAGCCGATGTGCTGAATGTAGCCATGTTCGGCATGACTGCAAAACAGTGGCGTGACGCCAATCCCGACCTCAAAGGCAATATCCGGGATTACGCCTCCATAAACGAACTTATATGCCTTTCCAACATGGAGAATCTCAACGCTGTATTCATTGAACAGGGAATGCCACAGCATGAGCGGCTCATCAAGCTCAATCAAATCGCCATCCATCAGATGAGCGTACTTGAAAGCGGCGACAACGACAGAAAACTGCTGAAATAG